The following coding sequences lie in one Arachis hypogaea cultivar Tifrunner chromosome 9, arahy.Tifrunner.gnm2.J5K5, whole genome shotgun sequence genomic window:
- the LOC112710415 gene encoding uncharacterized protein, whose product MGIIRSCFSFIAGTVCGVYVAQNYKVPNVAKLADTALFMAKVVEETYRKPSKKADDDE is encoded by the coding sequence ATGGGTATCATAAGGAGTTGCTTCTCCTTCATAGCAGGGAcagtctgtggtgtttatgtggCACAGAACTATAAAGTGCCTAACGTGGCAAAGCTAGCCGACACTGCCTTGTTCATGGCCAAGGTCGTTGAAGAAACATACCGCAAACCCAGCAAGAAAGCTGATGATGATGAATAG